One Chitinophaga parva DNA segment encodes these proteins:
- a CDS encoding SDR family oxidoreductase has translation MSDFRNRVVLITGGASGIGKIMGRLALDRGAAHLVIWDQDATALARTAAQWADAGPRLHTLAIDITNTTMLETACHALLQQLQRVDILINNAGIVAGKLFQDHTAADIDRTMQVNSLAMMQLTRLLLPGMMARGEGHICNIASAAGLIYNPKLSVYCASKWAVIGWSESLRLEMEMQRTGVRITTVAPYYINTGMFAGVRSLIPILEPAPTAGRIIRAIERNRIFLKMPGLVNLIPPVKGLLPIRWFDWLVGKVLRTHATMTYFTGRRE, from the coding sequence ATGAGTGATTTCCGCAACCGCGTGGTACTGATCACCGGCGGCGCATCCGGCATTGGTAAGATCATGGGAAGGCTGGCCCTGGACCGCGGGGCAGCCCACCTTGTTATCTGGGACCAGGATGCCACAGCGCTGGCCCGAACTGCCGCCCAATGGGCCGATGCAGGCCCCCGGCTGCACACGCTGGCAATAGACATTACCAACACCACAATGCTGGAAACTGCCTGCCATGCCCTGCTGCAACAGCTGCAGCGGGTGGACATCCTTATCAACAACGCTGGCATAGTAGCCGGCAAATTATTCCAGGACCATACGGCGGCAGATATAGACCGCACCATGCAGGTGAACAGCCTGGCCATGATGCAGCTCACCCGCCTGCTGCTGCCGGGGATGATGGCGCGCGGTGAAGGACATATCTGCAACATTGCCTCCGCCGCAGGGCTTATTTACAATCCTAAGCTTTCCGTGTATTGCGCCAGTAAGTGGGCCGTCATTGGCTGGTCAGAGAGCCTGCGCCTGGAAATGGAAATGCAGCGCACCGGTGTGCGCATCACCACCGTGGCGCCCTATTACATTAACACCGGCATGTTTGCCGGGGTCCGTTCCCTCATTCCCATCCTGGAACCAGCGCCCACGGCCGGCAGGATCATCCGCGCCATTGAGCGCAACCGCATCTTTCTGAAAATGCCGGGCCTCGTAAACCTCATCCCGCCTGTAAAAGGCTTGTTGCCCATCCGCTGGTTCGACTGGCTGGTGGGCAAGGTATTGCGCACGCACGCCACCATGACCTATTTTACCGGCCGTCGGGAATAA
- a CDS encoding nucleoside hydrolase, which yields MWPKTFATLVLSLLASVTLAQRPVIFDTDMGPDYDDVGAITLLHAFADSGRVKILATVASTNYEGVAGVINVFNTYFHRPGLPIGVPHRNGIDMRDTQHWTDSILARYPHRIQRNADVPDAVEVYRKVLAAQPDHSVTIISVGFFTNLANLLQSAPDRYSRLGGRQLVQQKVKQLVSMAGQFPQGREFNVFMDSTSSRYVFAHWPTHITYSGFEIGEKIKVGLALVHNAHIQNSPVKDVFRICIPLSKEDADGRMSWDETAVLAACKGIAPFYTLQYGRIVLHADGANGWEHIGKQQAYLLEKATPAVVQAYIERGIMHQPTTSTSFP from the coding sequence ATGTGGCCTAAAACCTTTGCTACCCTTGTACTTTCGCTGCTGGCTTCCGTGACGCTGGCACAGCGCCCCGTGATCTTTGATACCGACATGGGGCCGGATTATGATGACGTGGGCGCCATCACGCTGCTGCATGCCTTTGCAGACAGCGGCCGGGTAAAGATCCTGGCCACCGTGGCCAGTACCAATTATGAAGGCGTGGCGGGCGTGATCAATGTGTTCAACACATACTTCCACCGCCCGGGACTACCCATTGGCGTGCCGCACCGGAACGGCATTGACATGCGGGATACACAGCACTGGACAGACAGCATCCTGGCCCGCTATCCCCACCGCATACAACGCAATGCGGATGTACCGGATGCCGTGGAAGTATACCGTAAGGTGCTGGCTGCACAGCCAGATCATAGTGTAACCATCATCAGCGTGGGCTTTTTCACCAACCTGGCTAACCTGCTGCAATCCGCGCCAGACCGGTATTCCCGCCTGGGCGGCCGGCAATTGGTGCAGCAGAAAGTGAAGCAACTGGTGAGCATGGCCGGGCAGTTTCCTCAGGGGCGCGAGTTCAATGTGTTCATGGATTCCACTTCCTCCCGTTATGTATTTGCCCACTGGCCCACGCACATTACTTACAGCGGCTTTGAGATCGGGGAGAAAATAAAAGTGGGGCTGGCGCTGGTGCACAATGCGCACATCCAAAACAGCCCGGTGAAAGATGTGTTCCGCATCTGCATCCCGCTTTCCAAGGAAGACGCCGATGGCCGTATGAGCTGGGATGAAACGGCTGTACTGGCCGCCTGCAAAGGCATTGCACCTTTTTATACTTTGCAGTATGGGCGCATTGTGTTACATGCAGATGGGGCTAACGGGTGGGAGCATATTGGCAAACAACAGGCTTACCTCTTGGAAAAAGCAACGCCTGCTGTGGTGCAGGCATATATTGAGCGGGGGATCATGCATCAACCAACTACTTCGACATCATTTCCGTAA